The following is a genomic window from Geoalkalibacter halelectricus.
GCTGGACGGCGCCATGCATGATCCCGACGACGCCCGGCGCTTTCTGGAAATCATTACCCGCCAGGCCGATCGACTCAACGCCATCATCGACGACCTGCTGACCCTCTCGCGCGTCGAACAGGGCGAAGAGCAGGGCGGCCTGCCCCTGGAGGAACTGCCCCTGCGCCCGGTGCTGGAGGCCGCGGTGCAGGCCTGCGCCCTGCTCGCCGATGAGAAGGCGTTGCGCATCAACCTGTTCTGCTCGCCCGAACTCAAGGCGCGGATCAAGGCGCCGCTGCTGGAACAGGCGGTGGTCAACCTGCTCACCAATGCCATCAAGTACAGCCCGCGCGAGGGCAAGGTCGCCATCGAGGCGGCCCGGTTTCAGGACAAGGTGACCATCCGCGTGCAGGACTGGGGCTGCGGCATTCCCAAGGAGCATCTGCCGCGGCTCTTCGAGCGCTTCTACCGGGTCGACAAGGCGCGCAGCCGCAAGCAGGGCGGCACGGGCCTGGGCCTGGCCATAGTCAAGCACATCGTGCAGGCCCACGGCGGCGAAGTCATCGTCCACAGTACGCCGGGGCAGGGCAGCACCTTTTCCATTCATTTGCCTGGTTGCTGATCGATTCAGCCACCGGCGCCCCTCGTTTCCCCATGCGTGCTAACCAATTCCTAACACAGCCCTATCAAGCGCCTCACAATCCCCACTTATAAAAGCCTTCGTTCAAACAAACTTCTTATTTAGGCGTAACCGCCGCCTAACAAATGTCCGTCATTCTCTGCGCCATCGAGTTCCCGCACATGGTCGGGAAAGAAATCACTTTCAAGCGTAGAGAAAAGGAGATGCAGATGAAGGCAACCAAACGTTTCATTCTTCGGGGACTGACCCTGTGCGCCGCCCTGGCCCTGGTTCCGGCTTCGATGAACCTTGCCCAGGCCCAGGTGGATCCCAATCTGCCCAGCTACAGCCGTGCCGCCGGTGTCTCGGGCAACCTCTCGAGCATCGGCTCGGACACCCTCAACAACCTCATGACCCTGTGGGCGGAAGAGTTCAACAAGTTCTACCCCAACGTGCGCGTGCAGATTCAGGGTGCCGGTTCGTCCACCGCCCCCGCGGCCCTCATCGAAGGCACCGCCAACTTCGGCCCCATGAGCCGTCCCATGCGCGATTCGGAAATCCAGAACTTCGAGAATCGCCACGGCTACAAGCCCACGGCCGTTCCGGTGGCCGTCGACACCATCGCCGTCTACGTCAATCGCGACAACCCTATCGAGGGGATGACCATCCAGCAGGTCGACGCGGTGTTTTCCGTCGGGCGGCGCTGCGGTAATCCGACCGACATCACCCGCTGGGGCCAGTTGGGCTTGACCGGCGCCTGGGCCAATCGCGACTTCACCCTCTACAGCCGCAACGCCGTCTCTGGCACCTACGGCTTTTTCAAAGACAACGCCCTGTGCGGCGGCGACTTCAAGCCGAGCATCAACGAGCAGCCCGGTTCGGCCTCGGTGGTCCAGGGCG
Proteins encoded in this region:
- a CDS encoding PstS family phosphate ABC transporter substrate-binding protein — its product is MKATKRFILRGLTLCAALALVPASMNLAQAQVDPNLPSYSRAAGVSGNLSSIGSDTLNNLMTLWAEEFNKFYPNVRVQIQGAGSSTAPAALIEGTANFGPMSRPMRDSEIQNFENRHGYKPTAVPVAVDTIAVYVNRDNPIEGMTIQQVDAVFSVGRRCGNPTDITRWGQLGLTGAWANRDFTLYSRNAVSGTYGFFKDNALCGGDFKPSINEQPGSASVVQGVSESINGIGYSGIGYITSGVRAIPLGKEPGKFFEPNAENAASGDYPLARLLYVYINKHPNRDLSPLEREFVKLVLSQEGQEVVVRDGYIPLPASIAKKTLEELGIK